Proteins from a single region of Crassaminicella profunda:
- the dnaA gene encoding chromosomal replication initiator protein DnaA produces MSTQLSQVWQQALNLIKTELTEVSYNTWLKPIEPLTMNGKNIVLAVANDFSKGILEARYATLIINAIKQITSEEYHLVFTVPGSETYLKASQTQPSNQNSKDSFETLNLNPKYVFSTFVIGNSNRFAHAASLAVAEAPAKAYNPLFIYGGVGLGKTHLMHAIGHFILGQNPNAKVVYVSSEKFTNELINSIRDDKNEEFRNKYRHVDVLLVDDIQFIAGKERTQEEFFHTFNALHEANKQIIISSDRPPKEIPTLEDRLRSRFEWGLITDIQPPDLETRIAILRKKADVEGIDVPNEVMHYIAKKIQSNIRELEGALIRIVAYSSLTNKEVTIELASEALKDIIASTKPKQITVPLIKEVIAENFNIKLDDFNSKRRTRSIAYPRQIAMYLCRELTDLSLPKIGDEFGGRDHTTVIHAHEKISKSIESNPDFKIKIDNIIKDIKGK; encoded by the coding sequence ATGAGCACCCAACTGTCTCAAGTATGGCAGCAAGCATTGAATTTAATCAAAACAGAACTCACAGAAGTCAGCTATAATACATGGCTTAAACCTATAGAGCCCTTAACAATGAACGGAAAAAATATTGTTTTAGCTGTGGCAAATGATTTTTCAAAAGGAATACTCGAAGCCAGATATGCAACACTTATTATCAATGCAATCAAACAAATCACTTCTGAAGAATATCATCTAGTTTTTACCGTTCCAGGAAGTGAAACTTATTTAAAAGCATCTCAAACTCAACCAAGTAATCAAAATAGCAAAGATTCATTTGAAACCCTTAACCTAAATCCCAAATATGTTTTTAGTACCTTTGTAATTGGCAATAGTAATCGTTTCGCCCATGCAGCATCTCTTGCCGTTGCAGAGGCACCAGCAAAAGCATATAACCCTCTATTTATATATGGAGGCGTAGGACTTGGAAAAACCCACTTAATGCATGCAATTGGTCATTTTATATTAGGTCAAAATCCAAATGCAAAGGTTGTATATGTTTCTTCAGAGAAATTTACAAATGAATTAATCAACTCTATAAGAGATGATAAAAATGAAGAATTTCGTAACAAATACAGACACGTTGATGTTTTGCTAGTAGATGATATTCAATTTATCGCTGGTAAGGAAAGAACGCAAGAAGAGTTTTTCCATACCTTTAATGCACTTCATGAAGCAAATAAGCAAATTATCATCTCTAGTGATAGACCTCCAAAAGAGATTCCAACCCTAGAAGATCGATTACGTTCTAGATTTGAGTGGGGACTCATTACAGATATTCAACCACCTGATCTTGAAACAAGAATTGCCATCCTTCGTAAAAAAGCGGACGTTGAAGGAATTGATGTTCCTAACGAAGTCATGCACTACATTGCAAAAAAAATTCAATCAAATATTCGAGAATTAGAAGGTGCATTGATAAGAATTGTAGCTTATTCTTCTCTTACAAATAAAGAAGTTACAATAGAGCTTGCAAGTGAAGCATTAAAGGACATTATTGCCTCTACTAAGCCTAAACAAATAACTGTGCCACTTATCAAAGAAGTAATAGCTGAAAATTTTAATATAAAATTAGATGACTTTAATTCTAAAAGAAGAACAAGATCTATTGCATATCCAAGACAAATTGCCATGTATTTATGTAGGGAATTAACAGATCTATCTCTTCCTAAAATTGGAGATGAATTTGGAGGTAGAGATCATACAACTGTTATCCATGCCCACGAAAAGATTTCAAAATCAATTGAATCTAATCCTGATTTTAAAATAAAAATAGATAATATTATTAAAGATATAAAAGGTAAATAA
- the rpmH gene encoding 50S ribosomal protein L34, with amino-acid sequence MKMTYQPKKRQRKKEHGFRKRMSTKAGRNILKKRRLKGRKSLTA; translated from the coding sequence ATGAAAATGACTTATCAGCCAAAGAAAAGACAAAGAAAGAAAGAGCATGGATTTAGAAAAAGAATGAGTACAAAAGCAGGAAGAAATATTCTAAAAAAACGTAGATTAAAAGGCAGAAAAAGTTTGACTGCATAA
- the rnpA gene encoding ribonuclease P protein component — translation MKQPLRLKEDSAFKKIYSRGNSLANRYLVLFYLKKNQEYNRVGFIASKKVGNSVIRNRARRLMKESFRLYSPKIQSGYDLIFIARANIKDAAYKDVEKAMVHILKKSKLLK, via the coding sequence ATGAAGCAACCGTTGCGATTAAAAGAAGATAGTGCTTTCAAAAAGATCTATTCTAGAGGAAATTCATTAGCGAATCGATATTTAGTATTGTTCTATTTAAAGAAAAATCAAGAATACAATCGAGTAGGTTTTATTGCTAGTAAAAAAGTTGGAAATAGTGTTATTAGAAATAGAGCAAGAAGATTAATGAAAGAATCTTTTCGTTTATATAGTCCAAAGATTCAAAGTGGGTATGATCTTATTTTTATTGCGAGAGCAAATATAAAAGACGCAGCGTATAAAGATGTAGAAAAGGCCATGGTGCATATTTTAAAAAAATCAAAATTATTGAAATAG
- the yidD gene encoding membrane protein insertion efficiency factor YidD, with protein sequence MKEILIVMVKLYRNYISPLKPQTCRFYPTCSQYALEALEKYGAIKGTFMSIKRILKCHPFHSGGYDPLK encoded by the coding sequence TTGAAGGAAATACTAATAGTTATGGTGAAATTATATAGAAATTATATTTCGCCTTTAAAACCTCAAACTTGTAGATTTTATCCGACCTGTTCCCAATATGCATTAGAAGCTTTAGAAAAATATGGTGCAATTAAAGGCACTTTTATGAGTATAAAAAGAATTTTAAAATGTCATCCCTTTCACTCAGGAGGATATGACCCTTTAAAATAA
- a CDS encoding YidC/Oxa1 family membrane protein insertase → MRFLAKPMGYLLLYLYNFIGNYGISIIVFTIVVKLFLLPLTMKQLKSTREMTKIQPKLKELQEKYKNDKEKLNIKTMELYKEHKINPMGGCLPLLVQIPIIFGLFSVLRTPAQYIADPTFLTAISESFLWIPNLSNPDPWILPLLAGITTYFSMSTANTGAAGQNQMMKTMNMMMPIMIIWWGRSFPAGLTLYWVISNGFQMAQQYFMPKGTASKEELS, encoded by the coding sequence ATGCGTTTTTTAGCTAAACCAATGGGATACCTTTTATTATATCTATATAATTTTATAGGAAATTATGGGATATCCATTATCGTATTTACAATAGTTGTAAAATTGTTTCTATTACCATTGACTATGAAGCAATTAAAGAGTACAAGAGAAATGACAAAGATACAACCAAAGCTCAAAGAGCTTCAGGAAAAATATAAAAATGATAAGGAAAAGCTTAACATTAAAACAATGGAGCTGTATAAAGAGCATAAAATCAATCCGATGGGTGGATGTTTACCATTACTTGTTCAAATCCCAATTATATTTGGATTGTTTTCTGTATTAAGAACTCCAGCACAATATATTGCGGATCCAACATTTCTTACAGCCATAAGCGAATCTTTTTTATGGATACCAAATTTAAGTAATCCAGATCCATGGATATTGCCTCTATTAGCAGGTATTACAACGTATTTTTCAATGAGTACTGCAAATACGGGAGCAGCTGGTCAAAATCAAATGATGAAAACGATGAATATGATGATGCCTATTATGATTATTTGGTGGGGAAGAAGTTTTCCAGCAGGGTTAACATTATATTGGGTTATAAGTAATGGATTCCAAATGGCTCAGCAATATTTTATGCCAAAAGGTACAGCGTCTAAGGAGGAGTTAAGTTAA
- the jag gene encoding RNA-binding cell elongation regulator Jag/EloR codes for MKFTEKTGKTVEEAVKSALEELNVTREQVDVEVIEEPSKGFLGFIGTRLAKIRVIVIDRPEETAVEFLSSVFKDMKIEANCKTKLKENSLYVEVFGEDMGVLIGRRGQTLDAIQYLASLVVNRNRENYLRVVVDTENYRRKREQTLIRLANKLANQVKIKRQNIVLEPMNPYERRIIHSTLQNHPYVQTRSQGEEPFRKVVIAAK; via the coding sequence ATGAAATTCACAGAAAAAACAGGAAAAACTGTAGAAGAAGCTGTGAAAAGTGCTCTTGAAGAATTAAATGTTACAAGAGAGCAGGTAGATGTTGAGGTAATAGAAGAGCCAAGTAAAGGTTTTCTAGGTTTTATTGGTACAAGACTCGCAAAGATTAGAGTTATAGTGATTGATCGTCCAGAAGAGACAGCAGTGGAGTTTCTAAGTAGTGTATTTAAGGATATGAAGATTGAAGCGAATTGTAAGACAAAGCTAAAGGAAAATAGCTTATATGTAGAAGTTTTTGGTGAAGACATGGGTGTACTTATTGGAAGAAGAGGCCAAACATTAGATGCAATACAATATCTTGCAAGTTTAGTTGTTAATAGGAATCGCGAAAATTATTTAAGGGTTGTAGTAGATACAGAAAATTATCGTAGAAAAAGAGAACAGACATTAATAAGACTTGCAAATAAGTTAGCTAATCAAGTAAAAATTAAAAGACAAAATATAGTCCTTGAGCCCATGAATCCTTATGAGAGAAGAATTATTCATTCCACACTGCAGAATCATCCATATGTTCAGACAAGAAGTCAAGGAGAAGAACCTTTTAGAAAAGTTGTAATTGCAGCAAAATAA
- the mnmE gene encoding tRNA uridine-5-carboxymethylaminomethyl(34) synthesis GTPase MnmE, with protein sequence MSDTIAAIATAPGEAGIGIVRLSGEVSLEILDKIFVPTKGNSIKEYNPRRLTHGKIVDPNTKKIVDEVLVVYMKAPFTYTAEDVAEINCHGGIVPVQKILQLVLRNGARMAERGEFTKRAFLNGRIDLSQAEAVMDLISAKTDKSFDVAFGQLEGSLSKEVKGIRHNLLEMMAHITVNIDFPDEDIEEITYTELLESSNKIQEDIKSLLESSNTGKIIKEGLHTVIIGKPNVGKSSLMNALLKESRAIVTEIPGTTRDIIEEFVSIRGIPLKIVDTAGIRETEDLVEKIGVERSKELFNKGDLVIFVLNASEPLTDEDREIMELLKTRQTIILMNKTDLPIALEEEEIKRFLPDKKIIKVSMTEGTGLNELEETIVEMVYGGKVKQGESSFVTNVRHKDALERAQKSMIDAINAIKQDLPLDFVEVDVKNCWEYLGEITGDTVGENVIDQIFANFCLGK encoded by the coding sequence ATGAGCGATACAATAGCAGCTATTGCTACAGCACCTGGAGAAGCAGGAATCGGGATTGTAAGGCTAAGTGGAGAAGTATCTTTAGAAATACTTGATAAAATTTTTGTTCCTACAAAAGGAAATAGTATAAAGGAATATAATCCAAGGAGACTTACCCATGGAAAGATTGTAGATCCAAATACGAAAAAAATAGTGGATGAAGTATTAGTTGTATATATGAAGGCTCCCTTTACATATACAGCTGAGGATGTGGCAGAAATAAATTGCCATGGAGGAATTGTTCCTGTACAAAAGATTCTTCAGCTTGTGCTAAGAAACGGAGCCAGAATGGCAGAACGAGGAGAATTCACAAAGAGAGCTTTTTTAAATGGAAGAATTGACCTTTCACAAGCAGAAGCAGTAATGGATTTAATTAGTGCAAAGACAGATAAGAGCTTTGATGTAGCTTTTGGACAATTAGAAGGTTCTTTATCTAAAGAAGTAAAAGGGATTCGACATAATCTTTTAGAGATGATGGCGCATATTACAGTAAATATTGATTTTCCAGATGAGGATATTGAAGAAATTACATATACTGAGCTTTTAGAGAGTTCAAATAAGATTCAAGAAGATATAAAGAGCCTTCTTGAGAGTTCAAATACAGGAAAAATTATTAAAGAAGGACTACATACAGTGATTATTGGAAAGCCTAATGTTGGAAAATCTTCTTTGATGAATGCACTCCTTAAGGAATCAAGAGCTATTGTTACAGAAATACCAGGAACAACAAGAGATATTATTGAAGAATTTGTAAGTATCAGAGGCATTCCTTTAAAAATAGTTGATACAGCTGGGATTCGAGAAACAGAAGATCTTGTTGAAAAAATTGGTGTAGAGAGAAGTAAAGAACTATTTAATAAAGGCGATTTAGTTATTTTTGTATTAAATGCTTCAGAACCTTTAACAGATGAAGATCGAGAAATTATGGAACTTCTTAAAACTAGACAGACCATTATTCTGATGAATAAAACAGATTTACCTATTGCGTTAGAGGAAGAAGAAATCAAAAGATTTCTTCCAGATAAAAAAATTATTAAAGTATCTATGACAGAAGGAACGGGACTGAATGAATTAGAAGAAACAATTGTGGAGATGGTTTACGGAGGAAAAGTAAAACAAGGAGAATCTTCTTTTGTTACTAATGTAAGGCATAAAGATGCTTTAGAAAGAGCACAAAAAAGTATGATAGATGCTATTAATGCTATTAAACAAGATTTACCTTTAGATTTTGTAGAAGTAGATGTGAAAAATTGTTGGGAATACTTAGGAGAGATTACGGGAGATACAGTAGGAGAAAATGTAATCGATCAAATATTTGCTAATTTCTGTTTAGGAAAATAG
- the mnmG gene encoding tRNA uridine-5-carboxymethylaminomethyl(34) synthesis enzyme MnmG, with protein sequence MIEKFEAGNYDVIVVGAGHAGCEAALAPARMGHSTLLLSINLDSIAMMPCNPSIGGTGKGHLVREIDALGGEMGLNIDKTFIQSRMLNTAKGPAVHSLRAQADKQLYHIEMKKVLENQENLDVKQGEVIEILVEENHVKGVVLSTGSVYTAKAVILATGTYLGGKIFIGRTSYESGPNGLAASKQLTGSLKEIGLKMARFKTGTPARVDQSTLDFSKMQEQPGDEKIVPFSFMNEHLEKEQVPCWLTYTNENTHEIIRKDIHRSAMYGGEIEGTGPRYCPSIEDKITRFSDKKRHQLFIEPEGLNTNEMYVQGMSTSLPEDVQVKFYRSIPGLENVKIMRPAYAIEYDCIDPLQLKLTLECKDISCLFSAGQFNGSSGYEEAAAQGLIAGMNAALRIQGKDGFTLDRSEAYIGVLIDDLVTKGTNEPYRMMTSRAEYRLVLRQDNADLRLTEKGYKIGLVTKERYERFLNKKELIEKEMERLQKTTVTPSQANEFLEKKNTATLKSGISLYDLLKRPEINYEDLKELDQNRPDIPMQVMEQCEVQIKYQGYIGKQLKQIEQFKKLEMKKLDPSIDYSHIDGLRIEARQKLNNIKPLSVGQASRISGVSPADISVLLIYLEQQRRKRGEGNE encoded by the coding sequence ATGATAGAAAAATTTGAAGCAGGAAATTATGATGTAATTGTTGTTGGAGCCGGACATGCTGGATGTGAAGCAGCATTAGCACCAGCGCGTATGGGACATAGTACATTACTTTTATCCATCAATTTAGATTCTATTGCTATGATGCCTTGTAATCCTTCTATAGGAGGAACAGGAAAAGGACATCTTGTAAGAGAAATCGATGCATTAGGTGGAGAAATGGGACTAAATATAGATAAGACTTTTATACAAAGTCGTATGCTTAATACGGCAAAAGGTCCTGCTGTTCATTCATTAAGAGCACAAGCTGATAAGCAGCTTTATCATATAGAAATGAAAAAAGTATTGGAAAATCAAGAAAATTTGGATGTAAAGCAAGGAGAAGTTATTGAAATTCTTGTAGAAGAAAATCATGTAAAAGGTGTAGTATTGAGCACGGGTTCTGTGTATACTGCAAAAGCTGTTATATTAGCTACAGGAACTTATTTAGGTGGAAAAATATTTATTGGTCGTACAAGCTATGAAAGTGGACCAAATGGATTAGCTGCTTCTAAACAGTTAACCGGAAGTTTAAAAGAAATAGGTCTAAAGATGGCAAGATTTAAAACAGGGACACCAGCAAGGGTAGATCAATCTACTTTGGATTTTTCTAAAATGCAAGAGCAACCAGGAGATGAGAAAATTGTTCCTTTTTCCTTTATGAATGAACATTTAGAAAAAGAACAGGTTCCTTGTTGGTTGACTTATACCAATGAAAACACCCATGAAATTATAAGGAAAGATATTCATCGCTCTGCTATGTATGGTGGAGAAATAGAAGGGACAGGTCCTAGATATTGTCCTTCTATTGAAGATAAGATTACAAGATTTTCAGATAAGAAAAGACATCAATTATTTATTGAACCAGAAGGATTAAATACTAATGAAATGTATGTACAAGGTATGTCAACAAGCCTTCCAGAAGATGTTCAAGTAAAGTTCTATAGAAGTATACCAGGCCTTGAAAATGTAAAAATCATGCGTCCAGCCTATGCTATTGAATATGATTGTATTGATCCATTACAATTAAAATTAACACTAGAATGTAAAGATATATCTTGTTTATTTTCAGCTGGACAATTTAATGGAAGTTCTGGTTATGAAGAGGCAGCGGCTCAAGGACTCATTGCAGGTATGAATGCAGCTCTTAGAATTCAAGGGAAAGATGGATTTACATTAGATCGTTCAGAAGCATATATAGGAGTACTTATTGATGATTTGGTAACAAAAGGAACTAATGAACCTTATAGAATGATGACATCTCGTGCAGAATATCGATTAGTATTAAGACAGGATAATGCAGATTTAAGGCTTACAGAAAAAGGATACAAAATAGGATTAGTAACAAAAGAAAGATATGAAAGATTTTTAAATAAAAAAGAGCTCATAGAAAAAGAAATGGAGAGATTACAAAAAACAACTGTAACGCCAAGTCAAGCCAATGAGTTTTTAGAGAAAAAGAATACAGCTACTTTAAAAAGTGGTATATCTTTATATGATTTATTAAAGCGTCCTGAAATAAATTATGAAGATTTAAAAGAGCTAGATCAAAATCGTCCAGATATTCCTATGCAAGTAATGGAGCAGTGTGAAGTTCAAATAAAATATCAAGGATATATTGGAAAACAATTAAAACAAATTGAACAGTTTAAAAAGCTTGAAATGAAAAAATTAGATCCAAGTATTGATTATAGTCATATTGATGGATTAAGAATTGAAGCAAGACAAAAGTTAAATAATATAAAACCATTATCTGTAGGACAAGCATCTAGAATTTCTGGCGTATCACCTGCTGATATTTCTGTGCTTTTAATCTATTTAGAGCAGCAGAGAAGAAAAAGAGGTGAGGGGAATGAATAG
- the rsmG gene encoding 16S rRNA (guanine(527)-N(7))-methyltransferase RsmG, translated as MNSTDVLQQGSKDLGLTLNLDQMNQFLKYKDLLIEWNEKINLTAITDEREVMIKHFLDSLCCMTLPYIKENAKVIDVGTGAGFPGIPINIYYPNVALTLLDSLNKRIKFLQDVCENIGLKDVDFQHGRAEDFGKNKDFREKYDIAVARAVAQLNILCEYCLPLVKVGGYFICQKGPNIDEEMKTAKKAIELLGGRFVEKKDIKLPFSDITHNIVVIEKIKKTPTKYPRKAGTPTRKPLI; from the coding sequence ATGAATAGTACAGACGTTCTTCAACAAGGTTCAAAAGACTTAGGGTTAACTTTAAATCTTGATCAAATGAATCAATTTTTAAAGTATAAAGATTTGTTAATTGAATGGAATGAAAAAATTAATCTTACAGCTATTACAGATGAAAGAGAAGTAATGATTAAGCATTTTTTAGATTCTTTATGTTGTATGACCCTGCCCTATATTAAAGAAAATGCTAAAGTGATAGATGTAGGAACAGGTGCGGGATTCCCAGGTATTCCTATAAATATTTATTATCCTAATGTAGCTTTAACTTTATTAGATTCATTAAATAAGAGAATTAAGTTTCTTCAAGATGTTTGTGAAAATATAGGACTAAAAGATGTAGATTTTCAGCATGGACGTGCTGAAGATTTTGGAAAGAATAAAGATTTTAGAGAAAAATATGATATTGCTGTTGCTAGAGCGGTAGCACAGTTAAATATATTATGTGAATATTGTTTGCCTCTTGTAAAGGTAGGGGGATATTTTATTTGCCAAAAAGGACCTAATATTGATGAAGAAATGAAGACGGCTAAAAAAGCAATAGAACTTTTAGGTGGTAGATTTGTTGAAAAGAAAGATATAAAATTACCATTTTCTGATATTACCCATAATATCGTTGTCATAGAGAAAATAAAAAAAACGCCGACAAAATATCCTAGAAAGGCAGGAACTCCGACTAGAAAGCCTTTAATATAA
- the noc gene encoding nucleoid occlusion protein has translation MIKDLGTAVLQIPVNSILPNPYQPRKVFKKGNLEELSESIKVYGVLQPISVRKIGENRYELVAGERRLRAAKLAELENIPAIVTEMTDQDSAVLALIENLQREDLNFIEEAEGYLHLMEDHHFTQQEIAQKVGKNQSTIANKLRILKLPNEVKDLLIENGLTERHGRALLKLHDEKLQLMVLKEIIDKDLNVKKTEKRINEILDEITRPDEENTKKRIKSAFNFKIYLNTLKNAYNAIKETGLKAEYKQSDKGEYIEVVVKIPKEQ, from the coding sequence ATGATAAAAGACCTAGGCACAGCAGTTCTGCAGATTCCTGTTAATTCTATTTTACCAAATCCATATCAGCCGAGGAAGGTTTTCAAAAAAGGAAATTTAGAAGAATTAAGTGAATCTATAAAAGTATATGGTGTATTACAGCCTATAAGCGTTAGAAAAATTGGAGAGAATCGTTATGAATTAGTAGCTGGTGAGAGAAGACTAAGAGCTGCAAAGCTTGCAGAGCTTGAAAATATACCTGCAATCGTAACAGAAATGACAGATCAGGATTCAGCGGTTCTTGCACTGATTGAAAATTTACAAAGAGAAGATTTAAATTTTATAGAGGAAGCAGAAGGATATCTTCACTTAATGGAAGATCATCATTTTACCCAGCAGGAAATTGCACAAAAAGTTGGAAAAAATCAATCTACCATTGCAAATAAATTAAGAATTTTAAAGTTACCTAATGAAGTAAAGGATTTATTAATAGAGAATGGGCTAACGGAAAGACACGGAAGAGCTTTATTAAAATTACATGATGAAAAATTACAGCTAATGGTTTTAAAAGAAATTATTGATAAAGATTTGAATGTAAAAAAGACAGAAAAAAGAATCAATGAAATATTAGATGAAATTACTAGACCAGATGAAGAAAATACAAAAAAACGGATAAAAAGTGCTTTTAATTTTAAAATTTATTTAAATACCTTAAAAAATGCATATAATGCCATTAAAGAAACAGGGCTAAAAGCTGAATACAAGCAATCGGATAAGGGCGAATACATAGAAGTCGTTGTAAAAATTCCTAAAGAACAGTAA
- a CDS encoding TMEM165/GDT1 family protein gives MLRIIMTAFWIVFIAELGDKTQLQTMMLATQSKSILGVFIGASCALVLSCLLGVFAGSYITKFIPPNYLQIAAGFAFIIVGILTLLGKI, from the coding sequence ATGTTAAGAATTATTATGACTGCATTTTGGATTGTATTTATTGCTGAATTAGGAGATAAAACACAACTTCAAACCATGATGTTAGCTACTCAATCAAAATCCATATTAGGTGTCTTTATTGGCGCATCCTGTGCTTTAGTTTTAAGCTGTTTATTAGGTGTCTTTGCTGGATCATATATTACTAAATTTATTCCCCCTAATTATTTACAAATAGCTGCTGGCTTTGCTTTTATTATTGTTGGTATATTAACCTTATTAGGTAAAATATGA
- a CDS encoding ParA family protein, with protein sequence MGKVIAIFNQKGGVGKTTTNVNLSACLAEKGKKILVVDIDPQGNTTSGFGIDKDRVPYTMYDLLIDNIDVHECIIHEHRENLSIIPSSVQLAGAEIEMTGMKDREKRLKKAIDQVKNEYDYVFVDCPPSLGLLTINSLTAVDSVMIPIQCEYYALEGVSQLMNTIELIRGSLNPNLEVQGVILSMFDGRTNLSIQVVDEVKKYFRGKVYTTLIPRNVRLAEAPSYGLSIIEYDPKSKGAEAYSEFADEFLYLEEDSDEDVI encoded by the coding sequence GTGGGAAAGGTAATTGCCATTTTTAATCAAAAAGGTGGTGTGGGCAAGACAACTACAAATGTCAATTTGAGTGCTTGTTTAGCTGAAAAAGGAAAGAAAATACTAGTTGTTGATATTGACCCACAAGGAAATACCACTAGCGGTTTTGGGATAGATAAAGATCGTGTACCGTATACAATGTATGACCTCCTTATAGATAATATAGATGTTCATGAATGTATTATTCATGAACATCGGGAAAATCTTTCTATTATTCCTTCAAGTGTACAATTGGCAGGTGCTGAAATTGAAATGACAGGAATGAAAGATAGAGAAAAAAGGCTGAAAAAAGCAATAGATCAAGTAAAAAATGAATATGATTACGTTTTTGTAGATTGTCCACCATCATTAGGACTCCTAACTATTAATTCATTGACTGCTGTAGATAGTGTGATGATTCCTATTCAATGTGAATATTATGCATTAGAAGGAGTAAGTCAATTAATGAATACTATTGAGCTTATACGAGGAAGTTTAAATCCAAATTTGGAGGTTCAAGGGGTAATACTTAGTATGTTTGATGGAAGAACAAACCTTTCTATACAAGTAGTTGATGAAGTAAAAAAATATTTTAGAGGAAAAGTATATACTACTTTAATTCCTAGAAATGTTCGTTTAGCAGAAGCACCTAGTTATGGACTATCTATTATTGAATATGATCCAAAATCTAAAGGAGCAGAAGCATATTCTGAATTTGCAGATGAATTTTTATATCTAGAAGAAGATAGTGACGAGGATGTGATATAA
- a CDS encoding ParB/RepB/Spo0J family partition protein: protein MAKKRSGLGKGLSALIPERNTDIEEKKLPKGNIDKININKIKPNRNQPRKNFNQDKLETLAESIKNHGVLQPIVVRTIEEGYEIIAGERRWKACRYAGLKEIPCIIKEIDEKERMEIALIENLQREDLNPIEEALAYKTLMEAYELTQEQISSSIGKSRSYIANIVRLLNLTEEVKDMVMKNLLSNGHARVLLRIEDPKLQKQIGEKIFENNLSVRETESLVAKIIDNKEEKQKKERVKDHTLIFIEDTLKTRLGTKVSIVKGKKKGKIEIEYYSDDELERLVELLQGN from the coding sequence TTGGCAAAAAAAAGAAGTGGCTTAGGAAAAGGGCTTAGTGCTCTTATTCCTGAAAGAAATACAGATATAGAAGAAAAGAAGCTTCCAAAAGGCAATATTGATAAAATTAATATCAATAAAATTAAACCAAATAGAAATCAGCCGAGAAAAAATTTTAATCAGGACAAGCTTGAAACATTAGCAGAATCTATTAAAAATCATGGAGTATTGCAACCTATTGTAGTAAGAACCATTGAAGAAGGATATGAGATTATAGCAGGGGAAAGAAGATGGAAAGCTTGTAGATACGCTGGACTTAAGGAAATACCTTGTATTATAAAAGAGATTGATGAAAAAGAACGTATGGAAATTGCACTCATTGAAAATTTACAAAGAGAAGATCTTAATCCTATAGAGGAAGCTTTAGCATATAAAACCTTAATGGAAGCTTATGAACTAACACAAGAACAAATATCATCAAGTATCGGAAAAAGCAGATCTTATATTGCTAACATTGTAAGACTTCTTAATCTTACAGAAGAAGTTAAGGATATGGTGATGAAAAATTTATTATCAAATGGACATGCTAGAGTATTGTTAAGAATCGAAGATCCCAAATTGCAAAAACAAATAGGTGAAAAGATTTTTGAGAATAATTTATCTGTCAGAGAAACGGAAAGTTTGGTTGCAAAGATTATAGACAATAAAGAAGAGAAACAGAAAAAAGAGAGAGTAAAGGATCATACATTGATATTTATAGAAGATACTTTAAAAACTAGATTAGGAACAAAAGTAAGTATTGTAAAAGGCAAGAAAAAAGGTAAAATAGAAATAGAGTATTATAGTGATGACGAATTAGAGAGATTAGTAGAACTTTTACAAGGAAATTAA